A part of Kineosporia sp. NBRC 101731 genomic DNA contains:
- a CDS encoding spherulation-specific family 4 protein translates to MLKKRGRSLSGRIVALTIALGASLFVAQQPASAAATDLEQKVGIPAYIPTSDTAAWNALKTSGAALGFAVANVSNGPGSSTADAGWASAISGVHTAGTKVLGYVDTGYFGVTDPARKTRLGESTKTAWLVQAEQDIDRWYSVYGASVDGIFFDDGLNTCGPTSGSNEYADLYAQLDAYVHDNHPGALTVVNPGVAVPQCYEDSADVLLTFEGTYTDFLATTRPAQYQTAQWQLDGDPNQFLELIYDVPTTTALQQVITRSKADNAGYVYVTPDTLPNPWDTVPATAYWQAELAATQVTATTTPATPAKPSAGALKGTSLTLSWASSTSSGVAGYDVYQGTTKIGSVANGTPANTEFDVTGLKPATTYSFTVKARHYDASVSAASPALSVTTPASGTTLPGAPGGVTATQTKSTSTQLTWTYPTSGNGGDITNFRIYDGSALILDVPDSVLSVHIGDLDPGTTHSFTVKAVDASGSVSAASTAVTVTTTNPTPITAPAVTHGSTTTTLSASFNLPYGFQHVFVDTDGSATTGYYINGIGAEYMIETSSAAVTLYSHAGAVGDWNWTSVLTPGLTTTANSTGTTYTWSVPSSTFGSATQLSVVFNGSGAYTDYNTTAVTG, encoded by the coding sequence GTGTTGAAGAAGCGCGGACGAAGTCTCAGCGGGCGGATCGTTGCCCTCACCATTGCCCTGGGGGCGAGCCTGTTCGTCGCCCAGCAGCCCGCCTCGGCGGCGGCCACCGATCTGGAGCAGAAGGTCGGTATCCCCGCTTACATCCCGACCAGTGACACCGCGGCCTGGAACGCGCTCAAGACCTCGGGCGCCGCGCTCGGTTTCGCGGTGGCGAACGTGTCCAACGGGCCCGGCTCCTCGACCGCCGACGCCGGATGGGCCTCGGCGATCTCCGGCGTGCACACGGCCGGCACGAAGGTGCTCGGCTACGTGGACACCGGCTACTTCGGTGTCACCGACCCGGCCCGCAAGACCCGGCTGGGCGAGAGCACGAAGACCGCCTGGCTGGTGCAGGCCGAGCAGGACATCGACCGCTGGTACAGCGTGTACGGCGCCTCGGTCGACGGCATCTTCTTCGACGACGGCCTGAACACCTGCGGCCCGACCAGCGGCAGCAACGAGTACGCCGACCTCTACGCCCAGCTCGATGCCTACGTGCACGACAACCACCCCGGCGCGCTGACCGTGGTGAACCCCGGCGTGGCGGTGCCGCAGTGCTACGAGGACTCGGCCGATGTGCTGCTCACCTTCGAGGGCACCTACACCGACTTCCTGGCCACCACCCGCCCCGCGCAGTACCAGACCGCGCAGTGGCAGCTCGACGGTGACCCGAACCAGTTCCTCGAGCTGATCTACGACGTGCCGACCACCACGGCCCTCCAGCAGGTGATCACCCGGTCCAAGGCCGACAACGCCGGGTACGTCTACGTCACCCCCGACACCCTGCCCAACCCCTGGGACACCGTTCCCGCAACCGCCTACTGGCAGGCCGAACTCGCTGCCACCCAGGTCACGGCCACGACCACGCCGGCCACCCCGGCCAAGCCGTCGGCCGGCGCGCTCAAGGGCACCTCACTGACGCTGTCGTGGGCCTCCAGCACCTCCTCCGGTGTGGCCGGGTACGACGTGTACCAGGGCACCACCAAGATCGGATCGGTCGCCAACGGCACCCCGGCCAACACCGAGTTCGACGTCACCGGCCTGAAACCCGCCACCACGTACTCGTTCACGGTGAAGGCCCGGCACTACGACGCGAGCGTGAGCGCGGCCAGCCCGGCCCTGTCGGTCACCACTCCCGCCAGCGGCACCACCCTGCCCGGCGCCCCCGGCGGCGTCACGGCCACCCAGACCAAGTCCACCAGCACGCAGCTCACCTGGACCTACCCGACGTCCGGGAATGGCGGCGACATCACCAATTTCCGCATCTACGACGGCTCCGCCCTGATCCTCGACGTGCCCGACAGCGTCCTGTCGGTGCACATCGGTGACCTCGACCCGGGCACGACCCACAGCTTCACGGTCAAGGCAGTGGACGCCAGTGGCTCGGTCTCGGCGGCCTCCACCGCGGTCACGGTGACCACCACCAACCCGACCCCGATCACCGCCCCGGCCGTCACCCACGGCAGCACCACCACGACCCTCTCGGCGTCGTTCAACCTGCCCTACGGCTTCCAGCACGTGTTCGTCGACACCGACGGCAGCGCCACCACCGGCTACTACATCAACGGCATCGGCGCCGAGTACATGATCGAGACCAGCAGCGCGGCCGTCACCCTGTACAGCCACGCCGGGGCCGTCGGCGATTGGAACTGGACCTCGGTCCTGACGCCCGGCCTCACCACTACGGCCAACAGCACCGGCACCACCTACACCTGGTCGGTCCCGAGCTCGACCTTCGGCTCGGCCACCCAGCTGTCCGTGGTGTTCAACGGCAGCGGGGCCTACACCGACTACAACACCACAGCGGTGACCGGCTGA
- a CDS encoding DeoR/GlpR family DNA-binding transcription regulator has product MNRHARLSALLDLMGEAGHVDAVAVARQLDVSASTIRRDLNYLHDQQLVTRTRGGAVATTISYDLPIRYRSAGRRGDKARIGEAAARLVGVHDIVGLNGGSTTTEVARALAAREWPDQRTAPLTIVTNAINIAGELTVRRHVKLVMTGGVARAQAFELTGPLASGTLAQITLDWAIIGVNALDPAAGARASDEDEAQVNRLMVERAGSVAVVADSSKLRARAFAHICPVRDIDVVVTDISADPGTVRELRAQGVQVVLA; this is encoded by the coding sequence TTGAACCGCCACGCAAGACTCAGCGCGCTGCTCGACCTGATGGGCGAGGCCGGGCACGTGGACGCCGTGGCGGTCGCCCGGCAGCTCGACGTCTCCGCCTCCACGATCCGCCGCGACCTCAACTACCTGCACGACCAGCAACTGGTCACCCGCACCCGGGGCGGGGCCGTGGCCACCACGATCAGCTACGACCTGCCCATCCGCTACCGCAGCGCCGGCCGGCGCGGCGACAAGGCCCGCATCGGTGAGGCCGCGGCCCGGCTGGTGGGCGTGCACGACATCGTCGGCCTCAACGGCGGCAGCACCACCACCGAGGTGGCCCGGGCGCTCGCCGCGCGGGAGTGGCCCGACCAGCGCACGGCGCCGCTGACCATCGTCACCAACGCGATCAACATCGCGGGGGAGCTGACCGTGCGCCGGCACGTGAAGCTCGTGATGACCGGCGGGGTGGCCCGGGCCCAGGCGTTCGAGCTGACCGGGCCGCTGGCCTCGGGCACCCTGGCCCAGATCACCCTGGACTGGGCGATCATCGGGGTCAACGCCCTCGACCCGGCCGCCGGGGCCCGGGCCTCGGACGAGGACGAGGCCCAGGTCAACCGGCTGATGGTGGAACGCGCCGGATCGGTCGCGGTGGTGGCCGACAGTTCCAAGCTCCGGGCCCGGGCCTTCGCCCACATCTGCCCGGTGCGGGACATCGACGTGGTGGTCACCGACATCTCGGCCGACCCGGGCACGGTGCGGGAACTGCGGGCCCAGGGTGTGCAGGTGGTCCTGGCCTGA
- a CDS encoding nucleoside deaminase — MEPQTSDAVTSSDEEHLERAVALAWTARERGDHPFGSLLLTPDGTVLEANNTVVTGSDPTGHAESNLVRLAGKLDRATLTASTLYTSTEPCAMCAGAIYWSGIGRVVFALSEADLGTMVAEEEGVPPLHLPCREVFARGGRPIVVDGPVALASAVEVHQGFWD; from the coding sequence ATGGAACCCCAGACATCGGACGCCGTAACCTCTTCGGACGAAGAGCATCTCGAGCGGGCCGTCGCCCTCGCGTGGACGGCGCGCGAGCGGGGCGACCATCCGTTCGGATCGCTGCTGCTCACCCCCGACGGCACCGTGCTGGAGGCGAACAACACGGTGGTGACCGGTAGCGACCCGACCGGTCACGCCGAGAGCAACCTGGTGCGCCTGGCCGGGAAGCTCGACCGCGCCACCCTCACCGCCAGCACGCTCTACACGAGCACCGAACCGTGTGCCATGTGTGCGGGGGCGATCTACTGGTCGGGCATCGGACGGGTGGTGTTCGCGCTGTCCGAGGCCGATCTGGGCACGATGGTCGCCGAGGAGGAGGGCGTGCCGCCGCTGCACCTGCCCTGCCGGGAGGTCTTCGCCCGGGGTGGACGCCCGATCGTCGTCGACGGCCCGGTCGCCCTGGCCAGCGCGGTCGAGGTGCACCAGGGTTTCTGGGACTGA
- a CDS encoding peptidase C39 family protein: MSIQFLPFDRTALPPPVERLASPAVVARWRDVDRSASNPLLAVVTDADGEWLAAALVTARPHTAYLKMVDAVGTEAGIDAVVEAVVARARADGLVAVKWEGPHGGPDRGFVSLRAPSVSGPGTDFPIAGSVRWLVPEVVLHPVRYYRQITHYTCGAVTALSALAALPGADGQDVDADREMDFWKEATNHPACEPVGLGVALARRRPDLKVDIFLDTERPVILEHLDGEEQAWRADLQTESRHEAAGLGIPIASWRLSVAQISEAVGSGTQALLLLSLARMRGMAVPHWVRCCGTAGDALVIDDPAVDPLVGESWVDGHLLPVAAAELDLMAAYGSDGYRGVVFVAAGVAT, encoded by the coding sequence ATGAGCATCCAGTTCCTGCCGTTCGACCGCACCGCCCTGCCCCCGCCCGTCGAGCGCCTGGCGTCCCCGGCGGTGGTGGCCCGCTGGCGTGACGTGGACCGTTCGGCCTCGAACCCGCTGCTGGCTGTCGTGACCGACGCCGACGGTGAATGGCTGGCCGCCGCCCTGGTCACGGCCCGTCCGCACACCGCATACCTCAAGATGGTGGACGCGGTCGGCACCGAGGCGGGCATCGACGCCGTGGTGGAGGCAGTGGTGGCGAGGGCCCGGGCCGATGGCCTGGTCGCGGTGAAGTGGGAAGGGCCGCACGGTGGCCCGGACCGGGGGTTCGTCTCGCTGAGGGCGCCGTCGGTGTCGGGGCCGGGAACCGACTTCCCGATCGCCGGTTCGGTGCGCTGGCTGGTTCCCGAGGTCGTACTCCACCCGGTGCGCTACTACCGCCAGATTACGCACTACACCTGTGGTGCCGTCACCGCGCTGTCCGCCCTGGCCGCGCTGCCGGGAGCGGACGGGCAGGACGTGGATGCCGATCGGGAGATGGACTTCTGGAAAGAAGCGACCAACCATCCCGCCTGTGAACCGGTCGGGCTGGGAGTGGCGCTGGCCCGCCGTCGCCCGGACCTGAAGGTCGACATTTTCCTGGATACCGAGAGACCGGTCATCCTCGAGCACCTCGACGGTGAGGAGCAGGCCTGGCGGGCCGATCTACAGACCGAGTCCCGTCATGAGGCAGCCGGCCTCGGCATCCCGATCGCCTCCTGGCGGCTGAGCGTCGCGCAGATCAGCGAAGCGGTCGGGTCGGGGACACAGGCGCTGTTGCTGCTGTCGCTGGCCCGGATGCGGGGAATGGCCGTGCCGCACTGGGTGCGCTGCTGCGGAACTGCCGGGGATGCCCTGGTGATCGACGATCCGGCGGTCGATCCGTTGGTGGGGGAGAGCTGGGTGGACGGGCATCTGCTGCCGGTGGCCGCCGCCGAACTGGATCTGATGGCGGCCTACGGATCGGACGGCTACCGGGGCGTCGTGTTCGTGGCCGCGGGGGTTGCTACCTGA
- a CDS encoding GntR family transcriptional regulator: MPISPYRSIADEIAARILSGQYAPGTLLPSPGDLEHQGYPLGAARDALRWLVRHGWAEIRPGTGYHVIEHSDDGWTLMEQYIEAHLERPD, translated from the coding sequence GTGCCCATCTCCCCCTACCGCTCCATCGCCGACGAGATCGCGGCACGGATCCTCTCGGGCCAGTACGCCCCCGGCACCCTGCTGCCGAGTCCGGGCGACCTCGAGCACCAGGGCTACCCGCTGGGCGCCGCCCGCGACGCCCTGCGCTGGCTCGTGCGGCACGGCTGGGCCGAGATCCGGCCGGGCACCGGTTACCACGTCATCGAGCACTCCGACGACGGGTGGACGCTGATGGAGCAGTACATCGAGGCGCACCTCGAACGACCGGACTGA
- a CDS encoding formate/nitrite transporter family protein: MTSVPTLVPPPTTSPVPPASSIALDPHQMARRAVTIGVGKAHESVLTTFVLAVLAGAFIGFGAMFATVASSTVPGSAGLPYGVSKVLMGLAFSVGLILVVVGGAQLFTSNVLLVMAWASGRVSGPAVLRNWAVVYAGNFVGAVGTATLILLSHEYRSAGGGVGLNALRIADGKGELGFVQALVLGILCNMLVCLAVWLSYSARTTADRVAAVVLPVAAFVAGGFEHSVANMYYLPLAAMIKSTAPESFWTSAGTSAGEFTHVGWPVFFENLVPVTIGNIIGGGLVIGGLYWLAYLRHDRS; the protein is encoded by the coding sequence ATGACCAGCGTGCCCACCCTCGTACCCCCGCCGACCACCTCCCCGGTGCCACCGGCGTCCTCCATTGCGCTCGACCCGCACCAGATGGCCCGCCGGGCGGTCACCATCGGGGTGGGAAAGGCGCACGAGAGCGTCCTGACCACCTTCGTGCTGGCCGTGCTGGCGGGCGCGTTCATCGGGTTCGGGGCGATGTTCGCCACCGTGGCCTCGTCGACCGTGCCCGGATCCGCCGGTCTTCCCTACGGCGTCTCCAAAGTGCTGATGGGCCTGGCCTTCTCCGTCGGCCTGATTCTCGTGGTGGTCGGCGGGGCCCAGCTGTTCACCAGCAACGTGCTGCTGGTGATGGCCTGGGCCTCCGGGCGGGTGAGCGGCCCGGCGGTGCTGCGCAACTGGGCCGTCGTCTATGCGGGCAACTTCGTGGGTGCCGTCGGGACCGCCACACTGATCCTCCTCTCGCACGAGTACCGCTCGGCCGGGGGCGGGGTCGGGCTGAACGCGCTGCGGATCGCCGACGGCAAGGGCGAGCTCGGGTTCGTCCAGGCGCTGGTGCTCGGCATCCTCTGCAACATGCTCGTCTGCCTGGCCGTGTGGCTCAGCTACTCGGCCCGCACCACGGCCGACCGGGTCGCGGCCGTGGTGCTGCCGGTGGCCGCCTTCGTCGCCGGCGGGTTCGAGCACAGCGTGGCCAACATGTACTACCTGCCGCTGGCCGCCATGATCAAAAGCACGGCACCCGAATCGTTCTGGACTTCTGCGGGTACCTCGGCCGGGGAATTCACCCACGTCGGCTGGCCGGTGTTCTTCGAGAACCTGGTGCCGGTGACGATCGGGAACATCATCGGCGGGGGCCTGGTCATCGGTGGCCTGTACTGGCTGGCCTACCTGCGTCACGACCGGTCCTGA
- the chvE gene encoding multiple monosaccharide ABC transporter substrate-binding protein, which produces MFLAGCGSDTEAASAVVSSGTIGVAMPNTSSARWVSDGDNMKKQFSLLGYETDVQYAEDKSDTQASQIAAMIKNGDKAIIVGAVDGTKLTAVLAQAADADIPVISYDRLIRDTPDIDYYASFDNFRVGVLQATYLVQTLGLKTKDGPFTIELFAGDSADNNATFFFNGAISVLRPYLKSGKLEVRSGQTKFAKVTTAGWSGDVAQTRMVKLLSENYTSDRLDAVLSPYDGISRGIVAALKKDGYGTKSKPLPAVTGQDAELESVKAIVAGDQGETVYKDSRELAKVTVQMTDALLSGGTPQVNDTRQYNNGVKDVASFLLQPVSVDKDNYKTVLIDGGFYTAEQIGN; this is translated from the coding sequence ATGTTTCTGGCCGGATGTGGCAGTGACACCGAGGCCGCATCGGCCGTCGTCTCATCCGGCACCATCGGGGTGGCCATGCCGAACACCTCCTCGGCCCGGTGGGTCAGCGACGGCGACAACATGAAGAAGCAGTTCTCCCTGCTGGGCTACGAGACCGATGTGCAGTACGCGGAGGACAAGTCCGACACCCAGGCCTCGCAGATCGCGGCGATGATCAAGAACGGCGACAAGGCCATCATCGTGGGGGCCGTCGACGGGACGAAGCTGACCGCCGTGCTGGCCCAGGCCGCCGACGCCGACATCCCGGTCATCTCCTACGACCGGCTCATCCGCGACACCCCGGACATCGACTACTACGCCAGCTTCGACAACTTCCGGGTCGGGGTGCTGCAGGCCACCTATCTGGTGCAGACGCTGGGGCTGAAGACGAAGGACGGCCCGTTCACGATCGAGCTGTTCGCGGGTGACTCGGCCGACAACAACGCCACGTTCTTCTTCAACGGCGCCATCAGTGTCCTTCGCCCTTACCTCAAGTCGGGCAAGCTCGAGGTCCGCAGCGGCCAGACGAAATTCGCCAAGGTCACCACGGCCGGCTGGAGCGGGGACGTCGCCCAGACCCGGATGGTGAAACTGCTGTCGGAGAACTACACCTCCGATCGGCTCGACGCCGTGCTCTCGCCCTACGACGGCATCTCCCGGGGCATCGTCGCGGCTCTCAAGAAGGACGGGTACGGCACGAAGTCCAAGCCGTTGCCGGCGGTCACGGGCCAGGACGCCGAACTGGAGTCGGTCAAGGCCATCGTCGCGGGCGACCAGGGCGAGACGGTCTACAAGGACAGCCGCGAGCTGGCCAAGGTCACCGTGCAGATGACGGACGCACTGCTGTCCGGCGGGACGCCTCAGGTCAACGACACCAGGCAGTACAACAACGGGGTCAAGGACGTGGCCTCCTTCCTTCTCCAGCCGGTGAGCGTCGACAAGGACAACTACAAGACGGTCCTCATTGACGGCGGGTTCTACACCGCAGAGCAGATCGGAAACTGA
- a CDS encoding methyl-accepting chemotaxis protein — translation MTEPTRRGLVSRFLDLPTWTKLTALVAASVLALLTCLGLSAETNHSSTTTSKALRNLNDADAIVLQLNEIATELKAQALSSILSSSPATQQKAVEEQAAAANDLIAQLDAVPLAAENQVPVDRIKTVYADYLSVVTRFVAGAIADPTTAQLNWEQVGVDNYLVSAVTKNGRAHFSEQVDVAQKHQQSTQNRRFLTMVIAVVIASLVLVVIARFVVTSVTRPLVRVRQSVDAMAGGVLTVPADVHSRDEIGQMAEALDRARNQVRTMVTSVSASATSLADAARQMTSNSSTMVASAQTSSGQAKEASAVAVDVSENVQAIAKGSEEMDAAIREIARSASEAAGVAGEAVDVASSTTTRVARLGESSAEIATVVEMITSIAEQTNLLALNATIEAARAGESGKGFAVVANEVKDLSRATAQATGEITKWVTSIQGDTEEVVTAISDITSVIDRIRNYQTVIASAVEEQSATAAEINRGVTALSHGAQGMATNVSTIAEASRVTTDGLSASEVAVADLSRMAAELQGRVNQFSV, via the coding sequence ATGACCGAACCCACACGCCGGGGCCTGGTCTCCCGGTTCCTCGACCTGCCCACCTGGACCAAGCTGACCGCACTGGTCGCCGCCAGCGTGCTCGCCCTGCTGACCTGTCTGGGCCTGAGCGCCGAGACCAACCACTCCAGCACCACCACCAGTAAGGCACTGCGGAACCTCAACGACGCCGACGCGATCGTGCTCCAGCTGAACGAGATCGCCACCGAGCTGAAAGCCCAGGCCCTGAGCTCGATCCTGAGCTCCAGCCCCGCGACCCAGCAGAAGGCCGTCGAAGAGCAGGCGGCCGCCGCCAACGACCTGATCGCCCAGCTCGACGCGGTGCCGCTGGCGGCCGAGAACCAGGTCCCGGTGGACCGGATCAAGACCGTCTACGCCGACTACCTCAGCGTCGTCACCCGGTTCGTGGCCGGGGCGATCGCCGACCCGACCACCGCCCAGCTGAACTGGGAACAGGTCGGTGTGGACAACTACCTGGTCAGTGCGGTCACCAAGAACGGACGCGCGCACTTCTCCGAGCAGGTGGACGTCGCGCAGAAGCACCAGCAGTCGACCCAGAACCGACGCTTCCTGACGATGGTCATCGCGGTGGTCATCGCGTCGCTGGTACTGGTGGTCATCGCCCGGTTCGTCGTCACCTCCGTCACCCGGCCCCTGGTGCGGGTGCGGCAGTCGGTCGACGCGATGGCCGGGGGCGTGCTGACGGTTCCCGCCGATGTCCACTCCCGCGACGAGATCGGCCAGATGGCCGAGGCTCTCGACCGCGCCCGCAACCAGGTGCGCACGATGGTGACCTCGGTGTCGGCCTCGGCCACGTCACTCGCCGACGCGGCCCGGCAGATGACGTCCAACTCCTCCACCATGGTCGCCTCCGCCCAGACCTCGTCCGGGCAGGCCAAGGAGGCGTCGGCCGTGGCCGTGGACGTCTCGGAGAACGTGCAGGCGATCGCCAAGGGCTCGGAGGAGATGGACGCCGCCATCCGCGAGATCGCCCGCAGCGCCAGCGAGGCCGCAGGTGTCGCCGGTGAGGCGGTCGACGTGGCCAGCTCGACCACCACCCGGGTGGCCCGCCTGGGCGAGTCGTCCGCCGAGATCGCCACCGTGGTCGAGATGATCACCTCGATCGCGGAACAGACCAACCTGCTGGCCCTGAACGCGACGATCGAGGCGGCGCGCGCCGGCGAGAGCGGCAAGGGCTTCGCCGTGGTCGCGAACGAGGTGAAGGACCTGTCCCGGGCCACCGCCCAGGCCACCGGTGAGATCACCAAGTGGGTGACGTCGATCCAGGGTGACACCGAGGAGGTGGTCACGGCGATCAGCGACATCACCTCGGTGATCGACCGGATCCGCAACTACCAGACCGTCATCGCCAGCGCGGTCGAGGAGCAGTCGGCCACCGCGGCCGAGATCAACCGGGGCGTCACGGCCCTGTCGCACGGTGCGCAGGGCATGGCCACGAACGTCTCGACCATCGCCGAGGCGTCGCGGGTGACCACCGACGGCCTGTCGGCGTCGGAGGTGGCCGTGGCCGACCTCAGCCGGATGGCGGCCGAGCTACAGGGGCGGGTCAACCAGTTCAGCGTCTGA
- a CDS encoding ATP-binding protein — translation MVGALDGIAARRISPLLEGLLVEEPVVALHGPRSVGKSTVLRALAGSRGVPVLDLDDLGTRDAVVANPQTAVDTHELVCVDEYQHAPEILDALKARLNREGTLPGTAVLTGSTRQDALPRTAQALTGRLHTMTIWPLSQGEIGGVIENLLPALRADPDATVAAQSTSATTRAEYVEKLCGGGFPLALRRVGAARDRWFDDYVRLSLERDAIELVRIRQRTVLRELLERLAGRTGQVLNLAKAAEGLTGDRRTIEDYARLLEDLFLIDRLPAWGKTLRSRAAATPKLHVVDTGVAARLMRVTATKLATLDPTALAEFGHLLESFVVGELRKQISWLEEPVSTGHWRTHDGDEVDYIIEFDDGQVLAFEVKANERVTGNDLKGLRKLRESLGDRFLAGVALSTGRRSFTYEDRLHVMPVDRLWTPVAE, via the coding sequence ATGGTTGGTGCACTGGATGGGATTGCCGCGAGGCGGATCTCCCCCCTCCTGGAGGGCCTGCTTGTCGAGGAGCCGGTTGTTGCGTTGCACGGCCCTCGATCGGTGGGCAAGTCAACGGTGCTGAGGGCGCTGGCCGGCAGCCGCGGGGTCCCGGTTCTCGACCTTGATGACCTGGGTACGAGAGACGCTGTCGTGGCCAACCCGCAAACTGCTGTAGACACCCATGAGTTGGTGTGTGTCGACGAATATCAGCATGCTCCGGAGATTCTCGATGCCCTGAAAGCCCGGCTGAATCGAGAAGGCACCCTGCCCGGCACCGCTGTGCTGACAGGGTCGACCCGGCAGGACGCACTGCCGCGCACGGCGCAGGCACTCACCGGCCGTCTGCACACCATGACCATCTGGCCACTGTCACAAGGTGAGATCGGTGGGGTCATCGAAAATCTTCTGCCGGCCCTGCGGGCGGACCCGGATGCCACGGTGGCGGCCCAGTCCACTTCTGCGACCACTCGGGCTGAGTATGTCGAGAAACTTTGCGGAGGAGGTTTTCCGCTGGCATTGCGTCGCGTCGGCGCGGCCAGGGATCGCTGGTTCGACGACTACGTCCGCCTGTCGTTGGAGCGTGACGCCATCGAGCTCGTCCGGATACGTCAGCGCACTGTCCTGCGTGAACTGCTGGAGCGGCTGGCCGGGCGAACCGGGCAGGTGCTGAACCTGGCGAAGGCGGCCGAAGGTCTGACCGGCGATCGCCGAACCATCGAGGATTACGCTCGCCTTCTCGAGGATCTGTTTCTCATCGACCGGCTTCCGGCGTGGGGTAAGACTCTCCGGTCGCGAGCAGCGGCAACTCCGAAACTGCACGTCGTCGATACCGGTGTGGCGGCCCGGCTGATGCGAGTCACGGCGACGAAGCTGGCAACTCTTGATCCCACTGCCTTGGCAGAATTCGGTCACCTGCTGGAAAGCTTTGTCGTCGGCGAGCTGCGCAAGCAGATCTCCTGGCTCGAGGAGCCGGTTTCCACCGGGCATTGGCGTACGCACGATGGGGACGAGGTCGACTACATCATCGAGTTCGATGATGGTCAGGTCTTGGCGTTCGAGGTCAAGGCGAACGAAAGGGTCACCGGCAATGACCTGAAAGGCCTTCGTAAGTTGCGGGAATCGCTAGGGGACAGGTTCCTGGCGGGCGTTGCGCTGAGTACGGGGCGGCGCTCGTTCACCTACGAGGATCGCCTTCACGTCATGCCGGTCGATCGGCTGTGGACACCGGTGGCCGAGTAG
- a CDS encoding DUF1501 domain-containing protein — MTTTETNCGCPEGRGMSRRNLLRGAVATGLTAGLTTASGVELAFGAAAGTGTLVVLSLHGGMDGLSVVVPNGDAHYLTSRPNIGVQASVTKKIDAMFGLHPAMKPIFGLWDAGSMAAVQAVGQDDPSRSHFAAQEAMERAAPGSGLRTGWIDRTLGGLGNPGGLTATQVGAGSQMPTSMNGNNLKFAISTIAGVKLDGSGAQVPLSGWKSALKASRAGTPATVWQPLTAGFQAVGNLSTLAKQTDDPAQYGYPDTTLGHALHDVARLIKADLGLSVATVDQGDWDMHAGLGKPDAGWMYKQLTELSTALAAFAKHLGDAGMKRTTLVTLSEFGRRIDENGSGGLDHGHGNAVLLLGGGLKKGVHGTWPGLAAQDRVDGDLAGTTDYRSIVAEVLKKRCGVSSTTNIFPGFKPKTVGLFA; from the coding sequence ATGACGACGACTGAGACCAACTGCGGCTGCCCCGAGGGCCGGGGTATGTCCCGGCGCAACCTGCTGCGCGGTGCCGTGGCCACCGGCCTGACCGCCGGCCTCACCACCGCCTCCGGGGTCGAGCTGGCCTTCGGCGCGGCCGCGGGAACCGGCACCCTGGTGGTGCTCTCACTGCACGGCGGCATGGACGGCCTGTCCGTGGTCGTGCCCAACGGCGACGCCCACTACCTGACGTCGCGCCCGAACATCGGGGTGCAGGCCTCGGTGACCAAGAAGATCGACGCGATGTTCGGCCTGCACCCCGCGATGAAGCCGATCTTCGGCCTCTGGGACGCCGGCAGCATGGCCGCCGTGCAGGCGGTCGGCCAGGACGACCCGAGCCGTTCGCACTTCGCCGCGCAGGAAGCCATGGAGCGGGCCGCGCCGGGCTCGGGCCTGCGCACCGGCTGGATCGACCGCACCCTGGGCGGTCTCGGCAACCCGGGCGGGCTGACCGCGACCCAGGTCGGCGCGGGCAGCCAGATGCCGACCTCGATGAACGGCAACAACCTCAAGTTCGCGATCTCCACGATCGCGGGCGTGAAGCTCGACGGCAGCGGGGCCCAGGTTCCGCTCAGCGGCTGGAAGTCCGCGCTGAAGGCTTCCCGGGCCGGCACTCCCGCCACGGTCTGGCAGCCGCTCACGGCCGGGTTCCAGGCCGTCGGCAACCTCAGCACCCTGGCGAAGCAGACCGACGACCCCGCGCAGTACGGCTACCCCGACACCACCCTCGGGCACGCCCTGCACGACGTGGCCCGGCTGATCAAGGCCGACCTGGGCCTGAGCGTGGCCACGGTCGACCAGGGCGACTGGGACATGCACGCCGGCCTGGGCAAGCCCGACGCCGGCTGGATGTACAAGCAGCTCACCGAGCTCAGCACCGCCCTGGCCGCCTTCGCGAAGCACCTGGGTGACGCCGGGATGAAGAGGACCACTCTGGTGACACTCAGCGAGTTCGGCCGGCGCATCGACGAGAACGGTTCGGGCGGGCTCGATCACGGCCACGGCAACGCGGTGCTGCTGCTGGGCGGCGGGCTGAAGAAGGGTGTGCACGGCACCTGGCCGGGCCTGGCCGCCCAGGACCGCGTGGACGGCGACCTGGCCGGCACCACCGACTACCGCAGCATCGTCGCGGAAGTGCTGAAGAAGCGCTGCGGGGTGAGCTCGACGACGAACATCTTCCCCGGGTTCAAGCCCAAGACCGTCGGGCTGTTCGCCTGA